The region CGCTGCTGGGCTTCTTCACCGGGCAGGTCATGCGCGCCACCGGAGGCAAGGCCGACCCCGCCACGCTGAACGCCGCCCTCCAGGCCGCACTGAACGGCTGACGCGCACCCCCCAGGCGGATACCGTCTGCTTCGTCACCCCCCGGAACACCACCGGGGGGTGACTCCACGCCCGGCACCCGCCTTGCTCCCACTCTGCGGGGCAGCTCTGCGAGTCGCTCCGCTCGGGCCGAACGGTTCTACCGAACCATTCAACCGGAGGCCATGTCTGTTTTAATGACCCCCATGTCTGACGTGAACCCCGCCGACCTGCCCCGCGACCTGGGCTTCGCCATACCTGCCGAGTGGGCCGAGCACGCCGCCACCTGGATGAGCTGGCCCGCCGACGACGACCTGTGGTTCGGGCACCTGGAGGGCGTCCGCGCCGAGTTCGCCGAGCTGGTGCGGACCATCGCCCGTTTCGAGCCGGTGCATCTGCTCGTGCGGGACGAGGAGAGCAGCGCCGACGCCCGCGCGCGGCTGGGCGGCGCGGACGTGACGTTCCACGACGTGCCGCTGGACGACGTGTGGATGCGCGACAACGGCCCCATCTTCGTGAAGCGTGGCGCTGACCTGGCGCTGGTGGACTGGAGGTTCAACTCCTGGGGCGGGAAGTTCAAGTGGGAGAGCGACGACCGCGTGCCCGAGTACGTCGCCGATCAGCTGGGCACGCACCGCTGGGCGCAGCCGTTCGTGCTCGAAGGCGGCGGGCTGGAGGTGAACGGCCTGGGCGTGGGCCTGACCACCCGGTCGTGCTTCCTGACCGACACCCGCAACCCCGGCCTGACCGAGGAAGGCTACGCGTTCCTGCTGGCCGACACGCTGGGCGTGCGCAAACTCCTGTGGCTGGACGGCGGGCTGGAGAACGACCACACCGACGGGCACATCGACACCATCACC is a window of Deinococcus grandis DNA encoding:
- a CDS encoding agmatine deiminase family protein, whose protein sequence is MSDVNPADLPRDLGFAIPAEWAEHAATWMSWPADDDLWFGHLEGVRAEFAELVRTIARFEPVHLLVRDEESSADARARLGGADVTFHDVPLDDVWMRDNGPIFVKRGADLALVDWRFNSWGGKFKWESDDRVPEYVADQLGTHRWAQPFVLEGGGLEVNGLGVGLTTRSCFLTDTRNPGLTEEGYAFLLADTLGVRKLLWLDGGLENDHTDGHIDTITRFTDERTIVTSVEPNPEDPNHAVMAKNLADLKAMTDQDGQPFRIVELPLPATYLEGAEGRLPPTYANFYIGNGFVVVPQYGDPNDARALEVLTPLFPGREVIGLSSRAIIEGGGSFHCVTQQQPAGTPWMQEA